The nucleotide sequence ACGCCAATGTTGGCCCAACTCGCCCGTTGGCGACAACCCCATTCATAAAACCATTACTCAACTACGAAAAGCGTTAGACGACAAAGCCAGTGACCCACTATTTATTGAAACCATAAGAAAACGTGGGTATAGGGTTATTGCCGATGTGCAGTTTGTAGAAGACGAACAAACCCGTGCAGCAGAGACTAATTGGCAAGGTCAGTCCCCCTTCCCCGGCTTAACCGCGTTTACCCAGCAAGAAAGCCAAGTGTATTATGGCCGTAACGCCGCAGTGAAAAACTTACTTCACCGACTTGCCGAGCAATGCAACAGAAAACGCCCTTTTACCTTAATTATTGGCCCCAGTGGTTCAGGTAAAAGCTCGTTAGTGCATGCAGGGTTATTACCCAGGATGTTAAACGAAAAGGGGGCAAACGGCATACGTGCCTTCGACTACATCAGCATTGATTTTTCCGATATTCGCCCTGCTTACATTATTGAAGAGTTAGCCGCCTGCATGTTGGACTGGGACATTAATGATGCCCCTATGTTTGAGGGGGAGAGCGCAGACTCTTTAGCGATAAAGCTGACTACTCACCCTGATCAGATTATTCATAACGTAAAAACAAAGCTAAGCCAGAGCGCCCAGTACAACACCTTGGCCTACCCTTGTTTTGTGATTGTACTAGACCGACTAGAAGCTTATTTAGCCACCTCAGCGGTTAGCGTTAGCCAGCGAAACGCCGTATTTTCTCTGTTAGACACCTTGTCGCAAAGCGGTATATTTATGATATTGCTGGTATGTAGAAACGACTTTTACCACCAGTTAGCTGCCTACCCCACCCTAATGAAAAACAAAGAACGGGGCGCGCATTTCGACCTTACCCCACCATCCGCAGGCGAACTTAGCCAAATGATACGCCTACCCGCCATTGCCGCGGGTTTGAACTGGGAAGAAGACGACAACACAGATGTCACCCTAGACGACATTATTCTTACCGATGCCGCCGCTGAACCCGATTGCTTGCCTTTGTTGCAATATACGCTGCAAGAACTCTACTTACAGCGAAAAGACAACACGCTACTAGTAAGCACCTATAAGCAATTAGGCGGTATTGAAGGGGCGATTGGTCACAAAGCCGAACAACTTTTCCAGCATATGCCAGCTAAGGTACAAACCGCATTAGACCGCGTATTACCCTTGGTAATAACCCTTGCCAACGACGGTAATACGCTTACCAGCCGCACGGCCCTATGGAGTGAACTTACTAACGATAATGAAAAGCAGTTTGCAACCTTAATGGTAGAAAATCGGTTATTTGTATCGCATCTTTACCAAGATAAAGCGTGCTTTAAAGTCGCCCACGAAGCGGTACTTCGCCGCTGGCAGCGAGTACAAACGTGGCTGCGACAACACCAAAGTTCGTTAGTCAGTAAAAACCGCCTTGAACAGCAAACCAAACAGTGGCTGCAAGACAACAAAAGTAAGGCGTTTTTGCTGACCGAGGGTAAACCCTTAACCGATGCGCTGGCATTAAAAGGCGACACCAGCTTAAGCCTTTCCCAAGACGAACTTGCCCTCATTAAGGCATCACAAAAAACCGCCCAACGGAAACGAATTATTCGCCGAGTGACGCTGGCCGCGCTAGCGTGCTTAACGGTAGTTTCATTTGGTGCCATGCTACAAAGTCAGCAGTCCCAACACCTGGCCGAAAGAAAACGGCTAGAAGCCGAAAATCTAATGGGTTATATGATAGGTGACTTTGCCGATAAACTACGTAGCGTAAAACGCATGGATTTATTGGAAGGCATTAGCGAACAAGCACTGAGTTATGTTGAACAAGCTCAGCAAGCGAGTGAATATGGATTTTTTACCATTAGCCCGCCAAAAGCCAGTTTCGAACTTCGTTTTCAACATGCGCTTTCACTGCAAGCGATGGCCGAAGTACGATTTTACCGAGACGATACTGAAACCGCTAAACAATTGTATGAAGAGGCTGATAAACGTTTAAGTGCATTATTAGAAGACCAGCCCAATAACTTCGAATTGCTAAAAGCGGCGGGGGCAAATGCGTTTTGGTTGGGGCAAATAGCATTTGAAGCTCATGACTTGAGCTTTGCTAACATACAATTAAAGCGTTACTTAGATTTTAGTGAAAAAATGCTGACGCTAGAGCCTGAAAGTGATATCGCCTTAATGGAAGTAAGCTATGCGACTAACTCCATTGGCAGTCTCGCCTTTCGTCAATTAGATTTTGTACAAGCACTGTCGTTTTTTGAATCTTCCCTCGCCTACAAGCAACAGATACTTGAAAAGTCAGGGGGATCAATCTCGGCTGTTACAGCTGTAGCAGACACTTATTCATGGATTGCCTCTG is from Alteromonas australica and encodes:
- a CDS encoding nSTAND1 domain-containing NTPase; this encodes MAITQFYLGDWQVEPSSNTLRLGKFKRTIEPKAMDVLLLLCQQAGEVVSADDIVRQCWPNSPVGDNPIHKTITQLRKALDDKASDPLFIETIRKRGYRVIADVQFVEDEQTRAAETNWQGQSPFPGLTAFTQQESQVYYGRNAAVKNLLHRLAEQCNRKRPFTLIIGPSGSGKSSLVHAGLLPRMLNEKGANGIRAFDYISIDFSDIRPAYIIEELAACMLDWDINDAPMFEGESADSLAIKLTTHPDQIIHNVKTKLSQSAQYNTLAYPCFVIVLDRLEAYLATSAVSVSQRNAVFSLLDTLSQSGIFMILLVCRNDFYHQLAAYPTLMKNKERGAHFDLTPPSAGELSQMIRLPAIAAGLNWEEDDNTDVTLDDIILTDAAAEPDCLPLLQYTLQELYLQRKDNTLLVSTYKQLGGIEGAIGHKAEQLFQHMPAKVQTALDRVLPLVITLANDGNTLTSRTALWSELTNDNEKQFATLMVENRLFVSHLYQDKACFKVAHEAVLRRWQRVQTWLRQHQSSLVSKNRLEQQTKQWLQDNKSKAFLLTEGKPLTDALALKGDTSLSLSQDELALIKASQKTAQRKRIIRRVTLAALACLTVVSFGAMLQSQQSQHLAERKRLEAENLMGYMIGDFADKLRSVKRMDLLEGISEQALSYVEQAQQASEYGFFTISPPKASFELRFQHALSLQAMAEVRFYRDDTETAKQLYEEADKRLSALLEDQPNNFELLKAAGANAFWLGQIAFEAHDLSFANIQLKRYLDFSEKMLTLEPESDIALMEVSYATNSIGSLAFRQLDFVQALSFFESSLAYKQQILEKSGGSISAVTAVADTYSWIASALINQGNIDIAISVLEKAENILTKLLVTNPGNAEVIETLYFVKLNIAESNEFIRNRLLSVKKLEEAQNLLAKILEQDSDNSLWKSHFLHVKTLLEFYQSLLTSNSFPNTATSSIALNGVLNENTHIKTKTYAAHYFQNSEQWQVSQDLLTSLNKVHSLKDEIQDDIHAQTINTDVLINYTQYLLATIRQTHHESGEDANKVRNQCELLFMLTNKVIGQSHYPLFLQAHVFAGYCLNNQSAVAEQRRQLALMKVPLPHYFTNINKELINDNNTTKL